CTCTTCTAATCGTTTTAAAAACTTATCTATAGCATCTTCTTTTTGCCAGATAGGGTTTTGCACTTTGGCTAGTTTTTCTAACTCTTTTTTGGCTTGTTCGTAATTGCCTATTTTATCAATGAGTTTTAATTTTAAAGCCTCATTAGCTAAAAACACTTTCGCATCAGCCCATGAGTCTGTTTGGTTTAGGTCTAGCTTGCGATTTTTAGCGACAAATTGTGTGAAAAGCTCATAACTTTGATTGGCCAAATTTTGCAAAAAGTCTTTTTCATCTTTGCTCCATTTACGCATGAAAGTTCCTGCTTCTTTATAGCTTCCTGCTTTGATAGTTTGCTCATTTATGCCAAGTTTTTGTGCAAGCTCACTTACTTCAAAGCCTTGCATGATTACTCCAATAGATCCCACAAAGCTAGCGGGATTAGCGATGATCATATCAGCTCCCACCGCACTTAAGTAACTCCCACTTGCTATGGTCCCACCTGCATAGACTACCACAGGTTTTTTAGCTTTAAGATCTTGTATAGCTAAGGCTATTTCCATGCTTGGTGCAAAAGCTCCACCAGGGCTATCTATAAAAAGCAAAACCCCTTTTATAGCTTTATCCTCTTTGATTTTGTAAATTTGTTCTAAAAGATTACTCGCATCGCTAATTTCACCTTTAAGATTAATTTGAGCTAAGTTTGCATTGGAAAGTTTGGTATTATCCCCGCTTGGAGCAAGGATTAAAAACACGATAAATAAAAACACAAAGGTTTTAAAATAAGTGTTGATATAAGAAATGATTTTTCCAATTCCTTTAAAAAATGATTTTATAATTTGCATTCTTTCCCTTCTATAAAAAGTTTTAACACTTCTTTGCTTTGTAAGATAAATTGCAAAGGAAGTTGTTTTAAATTTGTACTATTTGGTAAAGCAAAAAGACTAAAATCAGCGATTTTGCCTTTTTGAATTTGGCCTAGGTTTAAATTTAAAGCTTTTGCGGCTTTATTTGTCGCCATTAAAAGCAATATTTTAGCAAAATTTTCTAACTCAAAATCATCATGTATAAGTAAATTTGCTCTCATTTCATCAAGTATGCTTAAAGAAGTATTTGAGCTTAAACCATCGGTTCCTAGGTGGATATTAACACCATTTTTTAAAGCAGATTTTAATTTAAAAGTATTTTTACTCAAAAGTCTGTTTGAAAAAGCACAATGCGTGATGGAGTGTAAATTTTTATCTAGTAAATTCCATTCTTTAAAATACACACAATGTGTAAATAAAGTCCTTTGGCCTTTAAAAAGCTCTAAAAAGCTTTGTGGGGTGTAAAATGGCATAGGGTTTTTGCTAAATTTAGCCAAGCTTTTTTTAAAACTACCCTTTTTAAACCTTAGCCAGTTGTTTTCATGATTGCTTTCAAGAAAATGTGTGCTTAGTAAATGATCATTTTCTCTAGCA
This genomic stretch from Campylobacter lari subsp. concheus harbors:
- the sppA gene encoding signal peptide peptidase SppA — its product is MQIIKSFFKGIGKIISYINTYFKTFVFLFIVFLILAPSGDNTKLSNANLAQINLKGEISDASNLLEQIYKIKEDKAIKGVLLFIDSPGGAFAPSMEIALAIQDLKAKKPVVVYAGGTIASGSYLSAVGADMIIANPASFVGSIGVIMQGFEVSELAQKLGINEQTIKAGSYKEAGTFMRKWSKDEKDFLQNLANQSYELFTQFVAKNRKLDLNQTDSWADAKVFLANEALKLKLIDKIGNYEQAKKELEKLAKVQNPIWQKEDAIDKFLKRLEEQSASFFANTLAQFFTQVSSQKIY
- the mqnF gene encoding aminofutalosine deaminase family hydrolase, which produces MFIIAPKIILTCDDDFNILKNKAVLFDDNILEIDSLENLQKSYPQAKPIPTPKDALLLPAFINPHTHLEFSANNGNLVFGDFLKWLDSVFNNREQLNEKAKEKLISQNIHKMLKSGTATIGEISSFGSDLNPCVNSQARVIFFNEILGSNVNFIQAKKEEFLTRYEKSMHFKTSKFIPAISVHAPYSTHPELAKFVIKLARENDHLLSTHFLESNHENNWLRFKKGSFKKSLAKFSKNPMPFYTPQSFLELFKGQRTLFTHCVYFKEWNLLDKNLHSITHCAFSNRLLSKNTFKLKSALKNGVNIHLGTDGLSSNTSLSILDEMRANLLIHDDFELENFAKILLLMATNKAAKALNLNLGQIQKGKIADFSLFALPNSTNLKQLPLQFILQSKEVLKLFIEGKECKL